A stretch of DNA from Rhodothermaceae bacterium:
CGCCTCGTCAAGGGCGACTCCAACCAGATCATAGTTGCCCGATCAGATGACACACCAATTATCTTCAAACTCAACGCCCCACTTACCCGATAACTTCTATCTCCCTCGACTCACAAAGAAGTACTCCCTAGGCATAATTTATTCTGCCACTAAGGGACGGCGATTTTAGTGCTTCAATGACCAAACCATGTGATCCTACAGATTCGGTGTTGGAGGCGCAGTCACGTTCTCAGAACCCCCCGCATTCTTTACGTAAGCGTCTAACCAGCGCGTCGTTTCCCAAAGCACATGCCCAACAGATTCCCGCGCACGATATCCGTGGCTTTCATGGGGAAGCATGACTAGGCGTGCAGTCTTACCAAGTCCCTTTAATGCTCCATAAAAGCGGTGGCTCTGAAGTGGAAACGTTCCTGAATTATTATCTGCTTCACCATGAATGAGCAAAATTGGCTCATTCACCTTATCCGCATGCATGAACGGTGACATCGTATAGTACGTCTCTGGTGACTCCCAGAACAGACGCTCTTCCCGCTGAAATCCAAAGGGGGTCAGTGTACGGTTATAAGCGCCGCTTCTCGCAATTCCAGCCCGGAAGAGATCGGAATGGGCCAAGAGGTTTGCGGTCATAAATGCACCGTAGGAGTGTCCCGCAATTGCCACACGATTGGGATCTACAACTCCCCGTGTTACGCCAGCATCAATCGCCGCCTGTGCATTGGCTACCAGCTGTTCCCTAAATGTGTCGTTAGGCTCCTCTTCCCCCTCCCCAATCACGGGCATAGAGGTGCCATCAAGTACAGCATATCCTTGAGTTACGTAGGGGATCGCCCCTGAATAGCTCATGTACTTGAATCGAAATGGACTGCCGCTTCGCTGACCAGCGAAGGCAGCATTTTTGAATTCACGCGGATAAGCCCAGATAAGTGTTGGAAGCGGACCATCCTGCTCACTATCATAACCCGGTGGGAGATACAGTGTTGCCTTCAAGGGGACTCCATCTGCACGCGTATAATTGAGTTCCTCTTTTGTCATAGCAGCCAGCTCTGGATAAGGATGTTCAAAGTTTGTCACGGCCGCCAGAGAACCCTCTTCCAGATCACGTACAAAGTAATTCGGCGGATCGTCAACCGACTCCCGAACAGTCAGAATGCGGGAGTCATCAATAATTGAAACAGGACGTTCATAGTATGGCGCCTCGCTTCGGAAGAGCGTAACGGTTTCGCCCGTGCCCAAATTCAGCTTTCGCAAAAACGGGTGGTCCCCATCCTCCGATGCTCCGGTACCGATAAGCAGGAGTTGATTCCCATCCATCCGAAGCACGGACGTCCCCTGTGCTGTGCGTATCCTCTGAAAGGTCCCCGGGTTACTATAACGATCTTCCGTGGAGCGATCAAACACCACCTTGGTGATCTCCCCAGGATTTGAAGGATTCAACAGAGATGTCTTTTGTTGCCGGGTAGACCACCATGTTTCCATAACCAGAGCCAGTGATTCATTGCCCCACAGGATTCCACCGTACCGGAGTTGCAACTTTACCAGGGACACGGGATCGGATTCAAAGGGTGCATCCAGTAAAAAAACTTCGTCTCTTAGCATTGCATCTACTCCTGCATCGCCCCCATCTAATGCTTCAACCCAAACAAGCGTAGCGGGCACATCTGCTCTCCAAGCCATACTGCGGGGCCCTTTGGTGGTGGACCCAAATGCAACCGGTACATTATCTGCCAGAGGCAACCGTGCTACTTCTTTGACAGGCTGTCCCTGTGTGTCATAGATCGTATAACTGTGCGGAAAACGACTTGCCGGGACCAGATAGGAAAATGGGCGATGCATTTCGCGAATCAGAATATATTGCCCATCTGGAGACGGTTCCGGGGTCAGGGCTAATCCCACTGGCCCTAGCGGAGTAACCGTGCCCTCAAGTGTGATATGCAAGATCTGAGATGTCATGAACCATGCAAAAAGATCTTCGTCATGCGGATTCGAGAGTAAATCCTGGTACGTCCGTGCTGGTGCCTCTTCTCCCAGGTTCTCCTGCACCACCGGACCTTCTGGAGCTAGCGGCTGGGTCGGCATGTCTGCCTGATCCTCTGGAATAGCACGGACCAGCAGGGACTGTGAGTCCGGATGCCAGTTCAGGCTGCCATAGGTCACATCGTTAACCGCAACGTCTGCTAATTTATGAGCGATCCCAGTGGATACTTCAGCGACATACAAATCTATCCGGTCAACCATGTCCACGGTAAATGCTAAATGTGTCCCATCCGGTGCCCATGATACATTTCGAACTCCACCAGATTCCGGAATCCCCGTTACGGGACGTGCCGGACTTGCGTCAAATGACTTGAAGCTGATTCCTGAATAAGCGGTGCTCCGGCTTGGACCATGAATCCTCGGATTGATCCGCATCCCGGCAAGGCGCATCTCTGGCGCAGCAACGTCTGCAATCGAGGGAAGCCCCGGCCTGTGTAGCAAGGCTATGAGCATACCATCGGGGCTCAACCGGACCGATGGGGTGACGGGGGCATCAAGTAACCGATCTAGCGGTGCGGGCGGGGCTTGATAGTCCAGTTGTGCCTCCGCGGAGCGCACACTAAGAGTAACC
This window harbors:
- a CDS encoding S9 family peptidase, with translation MKYPPILLCILFMVTLSVRSAEAQLDYQAPPAPLDRLLDAPVTPSVRLSPDGMLIALLHRPGLPSIADVAAPEMRLAGMRINPRIHGPSRSTAYSGISFKSFDASPARPVTGIPESGGVRNVSWAPDGTHLAFTVDMVDRIDLYVAEVSTGIAHKLADVAVNDVTYGSLNWHPDSQSLLVRAIPEDQADMPTQPLAPEGPVVQENLGEEAPARTYQDLLSNPHDEDLFAWFMTSQILHITLEGTVTPLGPVGLALTPEPSPDGQYILIREMHRPFSYLVPASRFPHSYTIYDTQGQPVKEVARLPLADNVPVAFGSTTKGPRSMAWRADVPATLVWVEALDGGDAGVDAMLRDEVFLLDAPFESDPVSLVKLQLRYGGILWGNESLALVMETWWSTRQQKTSLLNPSNPGEITKVVFDRSTEDRYSNPGTFQRIRTAQGTSVLRMDGNQLLLIGTGASEDGDHPFLRKLNLGTGETVTLFRSEAPYYERPVSIIDDSRILTVRESVDDPPNYFVRDLEEGSLAAVTNFEHPYPELAAMTKEELNYTRADGVPLKATLYLPPGYDSEQDGPLPTLIWAYPREFKNAAFAGQRSGSPFRFKYMSYSGAIPYVTQGYAVLDGTSMPVIGEGEEEPNDTFREQLVANAQAAIDAGVTRGVVDPNRVAIAGHSYGAFMTANLLAHSDLFRAGIARSGAYNRTLTPFGFQREERLFWESPETYYTMSPFMHADKVNEPILLIHGEADNNSGTFPLQSHRFYGALKGLGKTARLVMLPHESHGYRARESVGHVLWETTRWLDAYVKNAGGSENVTAPPTPNL